The Asterias amurensis chromosome 21, ASM3211899v1 genome has a segment encoding these proteins:
- the LOC139952838 gene encoding DNA-binding transcriptional regulator BolA-like, translating into MVSDTYSTLVIVPMSKSQQVSRVLFRALQGTLKQPKQVLIRYISMDTQWPVQASIRKKLTDSFQPSHLDVINESFMHNVPRGSETHFKVVVVSNRFEQESLLKRHRLINEVLQEELQGSVHALSIQAKTPLQWSQNASPTQSPPCLGGMAREKTEHSEGR; encoded by the exons atggtttcagACACATATTCTACACTTGTAATTGTACCGATGTCTAAGTCTCAACAAG TATCCAGAGTTCTATTCAGAGCATTACAAGGAACCTTAAAACAACCAAAGCAAGTGCTGATCCGCTATATTAGTATGGACACACAATGGCCGGTACAGGCAAGCATACGAAAGAAGTTGACAGACAGTTTTCAG CCAAGTCATCTGGATGTTATCAATGAGAGCTTTATGCACAATGTACCCAGAGGCTCCGAAACACACTTTAAAGTAGTTGTTGTGTCAAACAGGTTTGAACAAGAGAGTTTACTGAAGAGGCATCGTCTCATCAATGAGGTACTTCAGGAAGAATTACAAGGGTCAGTCCATGCTTTATCAATCCAG GCCAAGACACCCTTACAGTGGTCCCAGAATGCATCTCCAACACAGTCACCTCCTTGCTTGGGTGGAATGGCCAGAGAAAAAACAGAACACTCTGAAGGAAGATGA